One Ethanoligenens harbinense YUAN-3 genomic window carries:
- a CDS encoding type II secretion system F family protein, with the protein MPEFQYVSKDISGKTFNGVLEADNIESFYRTLRSHGQFCVSVHETGLQQKEIRFGSKKIKLKDLSIFCRQFSTMLNSGLSVIKCLDILYQQTTKKNIKAIVLGVYEAVQRGESLSKAMALQDAFPELLLNMVAAGEASGTLDTVMNRMATQYEKDNKLQNKVKQAMVYPIFLVCMSVAVVIFLLTFIMPTFLKMFDQFGGKIPTTTKILLSISNAMTGYWYLFIIGVIAVYFAWVLLMRNEKTRMGWDRMKLRFPIFGKILLTLESARFARTLASLFSSGLPIIQSIEIVTRVIKNTYVKAGLLQATEDVRRGVSISGSIRKLEIFPVMLCSMLNIGEESGNMDEILNKTAAFYDDEADTAIQQMVSLIEPIMIVVLALIVGFIIVSIITPIYSVYGSIGSTS; encoded by the coding sequence ATGCCGGAATTCCAATATGTTTCCAAAGACATAAGCGGCAAAACATTCAATGGCGTTCTGGAAGCGGACAACATCGAGTCCTTTTATCGCACACTCCGGTCACACGGCCAATTTTGCGTCAGCGTGCATGAAACCGGACTGCAACAGAAAGAGATCCGTTTCGGCAGCAAAAAAATCAAGCTTAAGGATCTGAGCATTTTCTGCAGGCAGTTCAGCACCATGCTCAACTCCGGTCTTTCGGTCATCAAATGTCTGGATATTCTTTATCAGCAGACGACCAAAAAAAATATCAAGGCAATCGTTCTGGGTGTCTACGAAGCGGTGCAGCGGGGCGAGTCGCTTTCAAAGGCGATGGCTCTGCAGGACGCCTTTCCGGAACTGCTGCTCAACATGGTGGCGGCGGGCGAAGCCAGCGGTACGCTCGACACCGTCATGAACCGGATGGCCACACAGTATGAAAAAGACAACAAGCTGCAGAACAAGGTGAAGCAGGCCATGGTGTATCCGATCTTTCTTGTCTGCATGTCGGTCGCGGTGGTCATTTTCCTGCTCACGTTCATTATGCCGACCTTTCTGAAAATGTTCGATCAGTTCGGCGGCAAAATTCCCACCACTACCAAGATTCTGTTAAGCATCAGCAACGCGATGACCGGCTATTGGTACCTTTTTATCATTGGGGTCATTGCGGTCTACTTTGCGTGGGTGCTGTTGATGAGAAATGAAAAAACGCGCATGGGCTGGGACCGCATGAAGCTGCGTTTTCCCATTTTCGGTAAAATCCTGCTCACCCTGGAATCGGCGCGGTTTGCCAGAACGCTGGCTTCCCTGTTCAGCAGCGGCCTGCCCATTATCCAGTCTATCGAGATCGTAACGCGGGTAATCAAAAACACCTATGTAAAGGCCGGCCTGTTACAGGCGACTGAAGATGTGCGCCGGGGCGTCTCCATTTCGGGTTCCATACGCAAACTGGAGATTTTCCCTGTGATGCTGTGTTCCATGCTGAACATCGGCGAAGAATCCGGTAATATGGATGAGATTTTGAACAAAACCGCCGCCTTTTACGATGACGAGGCGGATACAGCCATCCAGCAAATGGTTTCGCTTATCGAGCCCATCATGATCGTGGTGCTTGCTTTGATCGTGGGCTTTATCATCGTTTCCATCATCACACCCATCTACAGCGTTTACGGTTCAATCGGCAGTACTTCGTGA
- a CDS encoding ABC transporter permease, with translation MKTDVSVASLLVSSLLVCVSLVFSYVQKLRLEKELVISVVRAVVQLIAVGYALTYIFGLKSPLFTTLLMLFMIFNAAWNASRRGKGIRGGLWISFAAIFIGTCTTLAVLVLANAIQYTAYQIIPISGMIVSNAMVALGLCYRHLKADFADRRNEVETKLALGADVLPSSINIIRESIRTGMLPTIDSAKTLGIVSLPGTMTGLILAGISPLTAIKYQIMVTFMLLSTTAISSFIACYLSYRGFFNKRKQLVPIP, from the coding sequence ATGAAAACCGATGTCAGCGTGGCCTCGCTTTTGGTGTCTTCCCTTCTGGTGTGCGTATCGCTGGTGTTCTCCTATGTGCAAAAGCTCCGGCTTGAAAAAGAGCTCGTCATCAGTGTGGTGCGCGCCGTCGTGCAGCTCATCGCGGTCGGGTATGCGCTCACCTATATTTTCGGCCTCAAAAGTCCTTTGTTCACCACGCTGCTGATGCTCTTTATGATCTTCAACGCCGCCTGGAACGCCTCCCGGCGCGGCAAAGGCATCCGGGGCGGCCTTTGGATCTCGTTTGCGGCCATTTTCATCGGCACATGCACCACGCTGGCCGTGCTGGTGCTGGCAAATGCCATTCAATATACCGCTTATCAGATTATCCCCATCAGCGGCATGATCGTCAGCAACGCCATGGTCGCCCTTGGCCTGTGCTACCGCCATTTGAAAGCGGATTTTGCAGACAGGCGGAACGAAGTGGAAACCAAGCTGGCGCTCGGAGCGGACGTGCTGCCCTCATCGATCAACATCATCCGCGAAAGCATCCGCACCGGCATGCTCCCCACCATCGACTCGGCCAAAACCCTCGGCATCGTTTCCCTCCCCGGAACAATGACCGGACTCATCCTCGCCGGCATATCGCCGCTCACGGCCATCAAGTACCAGATCATGGTCACGTTCATGCTGCTTTCGACCACGGCCATCTCCTCGTTCATCGCCTGTTATCTCTCTTACAGGGGATTCTTCAATAAAAGGAAACAACTGGTCCCAATCCCTTGA